From a region of the Mercurialis annua linkage group LG1-X, ddMerAnnu1.2, whole genome shotgun sequence genome:
- the LOC126672018 gene encoding zinc-finger homeodomain protein 2-like, with translation MDLTLVPYQHFSTNHNNISTYVKYKECMKNHAASIGGHANDGCGEFMPRGSDDHSLTCAACGCHRNFHRRETAADAATNARHHHHQLRHFEHLMLSPSPPPLLHGVSVVNKKHLITASPPDAHCDDILEDINDDHDRRSETPEREEVGHHVGLMASRSPSSSAKNKRFRTKFTPDQKEKMLNFADKIGWRINKNDDGAFNQFCNEIGVKRNVLKVWMHNNKNVHRRRDHDVQEHPSNVATAAVAHPPPPVASQAIGV, from the coding sequence ATGGACCTCACTCTCGTCCCATACCAACATTTCTCTACTAACCATAATAACATTTCCACTTACGTCAAATACAAAGAATGCATGAAGAACCATGCTGCTTCCATTGGCGGCCACGCCAATGACGGCTGCGGCGAGTTCATGCCTCGCGGCTCTGATGATCATTCCCTCACCTGCGCCGCCTGTGGCTGCCACCGTAACTTCCACAGACGCGAAACCGCTGCGGATGCCGCCACCAATGCTAGACACCACCATCATCAGCTCCGTCATTTTGAACATCTCATGCTTTCTCCTTCTCCTCCGCCGTTACTGCATGGTGTTTCTGTAGTTAACAAGAAACACTTGATTACTGCTTCACCGCCGGATGCCCACTGTGATGATATTCTTGAAGATATTAACGACGATCATGACCGGAGGTCGGAGACACCCGAAAGAGAAGAGGTGGGTCATCATGTGGGGTTGATGGCGTCTAGGTCCCCTTCGTCATCAGCTAAGAACAAGAGATTCAGGACAAAGTTCACACCGGATCAGAAGGAGAAGATGCTTAATTTCGCAGATAAGATTGGATGGAGAATTAATAAGAACGATGATGGTGCATTTAATCAGTTTTGTAATGAGATTGGTGTTAAGAGGAATGTGCTTAAAGTTTGGATGCACAATAACAAGAATGTTCATCGCCGGAGGGACCATGATGTTCAAGAACATCCTAGTAATGTGGCTACTGCTGCAGTTGCTCATCCTCCGCCGCCAGTAGCGTCTCAGGCCATCGGAGTTTAA